One Glycine soja cultivar W05 chromosome 2, ASM419377v2, whole genome shotgun sequence genomic region harbors:
- the LOC114377260 gene encoding auxin-induced protein 22B-like produces MESRVVFENDLNLKATELRLGLPGTEDKTVHAISIRNNKRQVPETSQESVSISKASPDQHVESDPAPPAKAKIVGWPPIRSYRKQSLQEGDQGDGIYVKVIMDGAPYLRKIDLKVYRGYPELLKALETMFKLTIGEYSEREGYKGSEYAPTYEDKDGDWMLVGDVPWDMFMTSCKRLRVMKGSEARGLGCGV; encoded by the exons ATGGAAAGCAGAGTGGTATTTGAGAATGATTTGAATCTCAAGGCAACAGAGCTAAGATTGGGGTTGCCAGGGACGGAGGACAAAACCGTGCATGCTATTAGTATTAGAAACAACAAAAGGCAAGTGCCTGAAACTTCTCAAGAGTCTGTTTCCATTTCCAAGGCCTCACCTGACCAGCATGTGGAGAGTGATCCAGCCCCTCCAGCCAA GGCAAAGATAGTGGGGTGGCCACCAATCAGATCTTACAGGAAACAAAGCCTGCAGGAGGGTGATCAGGGGGATGGGATCTATGTGAAAGTGATCATGGATGGAGCACCTTACCTCAGAAAGATTGACTTGAAAGTCTATAGGGGCTATCCTGAACTACTCAAAGCTTTAGAAACCATGTTCAAGTTGACCATAG GTGAGTACTCTGAAAGAGAGGGTTACAAGGGTTCTGAATATGCACCTACATATGAAGACAAAGATGGTGACTGGATGCTAGTTGGAGATGTTCCATGGGA CATGTTTATGACTTCCTGCAAAAGGCTAAGAGTCATGAAAGGCTCAGAAGCTAGAGGGTTGGGTTGTGGTGTGTGA